The Calditrichota bacterium genomic sequence CCGACGGGCGGTTTCCAATTCCTGAACATTAAACATGAAAGCGCCATCACCCGTCAATAAATACACCGGGCGATCAGGGAAAGTCAATTTGGCAGCCAGGGCCTTTGGCAAGCCTCCGCCGAGCATTCCGCTGTCCGATTGCGCCAGGAAGCTAAATGGCCTGTTCATGCGAATCAAATACGTCGCCCAAACCTGCGAATTTCCTCCATCGAGCACCACAATGGCATCTTCCGGAAAATAATTTTTGAATTCGGCTACCGCCCGAAGGGGATGAATCGGAACGGCATCCGAAGCGGCTCCTTCCAGGAATTCCTCCAGCCAGGCCTTCTCCGTATCCCGATACAGCTCCAGCCGTTCGTTGGGCTTGTCCCGTTTCACTCCCTTTTGTTCCAATCGCTTTAACAAGGCGCGCAGAAACTCACCCACATCTGCCTGAATGGCCAGGTCCACCTTTCGGTTCAGCCCAATGGACTCGGGATTAATATCCACCTGAATCAGTTTTTGCTCTTCCGGCGTTCCCCATCCCGGTTCCCGGCCCCACATATCCATCGCACAGAGGCGGGCTCCCAGATCGATCACCAGGTCGGCCTCGGCCTGAGCGGAGATTGCCCCGTATCCCATCGGTATGAATGAAAGCGGGTGACTGGCTGGAAAGACCCCCCGTGCATAAACGGTGGTGGTAACCGCCGCCTGCAACCGCTCCGCCAGGTCCTTTAATTCCTGAAAAGCGGCCGAACGCTGAACGGCGCCGCCTGCATGAATGAGCGGATTTTCCGATGCCAGAATCAGTTCTACCGCCTGATCGATGACCTGGGGTGACGGTGCCGGTTTCTCCTGAATACGATAGTTCTCCGGCGGAAGAAAAACCAGCTCGTCGGCATCGCCTTCATAAAACAACACATCCACCGGAATATCCAGATGTACCGGGCCGGGCGTTCCGCTGAGGGCTGTCCGGAAGGCCCGCTGAACCAATTCCGGAATTCGCCTCCAGTGCGAGACAACGGCATTCCACTTTGTAATAGGCTCGAAGAGGCCCTTGTGGTCGCAATACTGCGTGGATCCCGTATCCGGGTACGCTTTCCAGCTTTGTACCTGCACGGTCAGCGCCAGAACGGCACTGCTCTCCGAGAAGGCTTCAAAAACCCCGGGAACCAAATCCACGGCCCCCGGCCCCACTGTGCCCAAACAAACGCCTACCTCATTGGTCAGCCGGGAGTACGCATCCGCCATGTGAGCGGCAGCCTGTTCGTGACGCGTCATAATAAATTCCAGGCCTTCCTTTCTGCCCAGGCGATGAATGGCATCCAAAAACGGAATCCACTGCCCGCCCGGAATACCAAAAACAAAACGAACCTTTTCCATGAGAAGCGCCTTTAACAGTGCCTCTGCTCCGCTTATTTTGCTCATAAGACCTCCTCTATTTTGAACGCCTCGAAATTCCCGGCACTTCTGACGCGCCGGAAATTTTATGGGTTCACCAAAATTTTTATATCCTGATTTTCACGCATTAATTTTTTGAACCCCTTCTCAGAGATCTCCGAAAGTGCAATTTCTGAGGTGACCAAATCCGTCGGATCGATGGCGCCGGTGCGAATGAGGTCCACCGCTTCTTCAAACTCATTGGTGCACGAGTAAACCGATTGAATCGATTTTTCATTGTACATAATGTCCAGGAAATCCATCTCCACCGGTTCCGTTGAAACACCCAAAATGACCGCTTTTCCGCCTTTGATCACGTCTTGAACCGCCTCTTGAATGGTGGCGGGAATTCCCACGCATTCAAACACAACATCCGGCAGCTGTCCAAAATGGGCCTCGCAAAAATCCATTGGGTCTTTTTGAAGGGGATTAAAAGCGGCATCGGCATATTTGGAAGCGATTTCTCTGCGATAATGATGCGGTTCCGAAAGCACAACCTGTTTCACGCCCTTTAATTTGAGAACACGTACGAGCAGGTTTCCAATGGTGCCCCCGCCAATACCAGGGTTTTGTCGTTGGGCCGAATTCCCGATTTTTGGTACGCGTGCAGCACAACCGAGAGGGGTTCACAAAAGGCGGCTTTGGAAAAATCTGCCGCGCCGATTGAATACACATTTCTTTCGGGAACCTTAATGTACTCGGCAAAGGCTCCCGGATGGGTGATGCCGATTGTTCCCATGTCATCGCAAAGGTTGATTTTGCCTTCCTGACAAAACGTGCATTTTCCACAAGGAAGAATAGGATGTGAGGTGACCCGATCGCCTTTTCTAAACCGTGTCACATTTTTTCCAAGATCAACGATCGTCCCGGAAAACTCGTGGCCCATGATTATTCCGGGTTCGTATAATCCAGACGAATATCCGTGTACATCCGACCCGCAAATGCCGGCAACCGCCACCTCAATCAGAACCTCATCCGGTTCGGGATCCGGGACGGGAACCTCCGAAACAGCAATTTCCCCAATATCCTGTAAAACGGCTGCTTTCATTTTTTACACTCCTCTCTGGATTCAGGCAAATCTCCCGGGAACGAAGAAAATCAAAGGAAGGAATTTTTATTTGTTCCGCTTTTGATCCCTTACTTTCAGCAATTCGTCCAGGGAATACGTATTAATGACATCTTTTGGCTGCAGCCAGGCCCGGCGCGCCACCCCCACACCCAGTTTGATCATATCCAATTGATACAACTGGTGGGTGTCGGTATTTATTGAAAGCTTAATTCCCATTTCCCGGGCCCGGCGGGCATTCATATCGGACAAATCCAGCCGGTCATAATAGGAGTTAATTTCCAGCACGGTGCCGGTTTCCGCCGCTTTTTTCATTACCCTGTCCAATTCCATGATGTACCCCTCCCGCTTGGAAATTAAGCGGCCGGTGGGATGGGCAATGATAAAGACGTACGGATTATCCATTGCGGCGAGCATGCGTTCCGTGACCTGCTGTTTGAATCCCTGATGAATGGCCGCAATCACAATATCCAGTCGGGCCAGAATCTCATCGGGATAATCCAGGGTTCCGTCGGAGAGAATGTCCACCTCGGCGCCTGCCAGAATTTTAATTTCGGGGATTTTTTCCTGCACGGCCTTAATGTCGTCCAGCTTCTGCAGCAGCCGTTCTTCCTCCAGGCCTCTGGCATATTTAACGGATTTGGAGTGATCGGAAATAGCAATGTAGCGATACCCCTTTGCCAGCGCTGCCCGGGCAATTTCCTCGATGGTCGCCCCTCCATCGCTCCATTTGGAATGCACATGCAAATCCCCCTGAATATCCGTCTGTTCGATGAGCCGGGGCAGCTGATGTCGGGCCGCCAGATCAATCTCGCCCCGGTCTTCGCGCATCTCCGGCGGAATCCAGTCCAGATTCAAAGCATGGTAAACATCCTGCTCCTCCGCGCCGCCAATTTTTTCGTCCCCTCGAAAAACACCGTACTCATTAATCTTGAGACCCTTCTTCTTGGCGATTTCCCGAAGGTGAATATTATGAGCT encodes the following:
- the polX gene encoding DNA polymerase/3'-5' exonuclease PolX — encoded protein: MKNRTIATMFEKIADVLEFQGEIPFKVNAYRKAARIIGDMQEDIEDVWREGRLKDIPGIGTALASKIEEFLTTGKMSKYEEVVSSVPAGLIELLEIQNMGPKTVALAYKKLGVENLEDLKRVIADGSLAQLPGMGQKKVENILKGIELHERAQERISIGVALPLVEELISELKSRTNLEKIQPAGSTRRMKETVGDIDILVETDRGADIIQTFVHLPQVTRILAAGDTKGSVIVEDRIQVDLRAIPKESYGAALQYFTGSKAHNIHLREIAKKKGLKINEYGVFRGDEKIGGAEEQDVYHALNLDWIPPEMREDRGEIDLAARHQLPRLIEQTDIQGDLHVHSKWSDGGATIEEIARAALAKGYRYIAISDHSKSVKYARGLEEERLLQKLDDIKAVQEKIPEIKILAGAEVDILSDGTLDYPDEILARLDIVIAAIHQGFKQQVTERMLAAMDNPYVFIIAHPTGRLISKREGYIMELDRVMKKAAETGTVLEINSYYDRLDLSDMNARRAREMGIKLSINTDTHQLYQLDMIKLGVGVARRAWLQPKDVINTYSLDELLKVRDQKRNK
- a CDS encoding thiamine pyrophosphate-binding protein; this encodes MSKISGAEALLKALLMEKVRFVFGIPGGQWIPFLDAIHRLGRKEGLEFIMTRHEQAAAHMADAYSRLTNEVGVCLGTVGPGAVDLVPGVFEAFSESSAVLALTVQVQSWKAYPDTGSTQYCDHKGLFEPITKWNAVVSHWRRIPELVQRAFRTALSGTPGPVHLDIPVDVLFYEGDADELVFLPPENYRIQEKPAPSPQVIDQAVELILASENPLIHAGGAVQRSAAFQELKDLAERLQAAVTTTVYARGVFPASHPLSFIPMGYGAISAQAEADLVIDLGARLCAMDMWGREPGWGTPEEQKLIQVDINPESIGLNRKVDLAIQADVGEFLRALLKRLEQKGVKRDKPNERLELYRDTEKAWLEEFLEGAASDAVPIHPLRAVAEFKNYFPEDAIVVLDGGNSQVWATYLIRMNRPFSFLAQSDSGMLGGGLPKALAAKLTFPDRPVYLLTGDGAFMFNVQELETARRLNLPIVVGILNDRAWGMIKADQPDGRHIGVDFYDVDFAKVAGNFGWYGERVNEPSGIREALDRAATSGGPALLDILIDPETNLKVPDLETLDGIWLDEVI
- a CDS encoding alcohol dehydrogenase catalytic domain-containing protein gives rise to the protein MKAAVLQDIGEIAVSEVPVPDPEPDEVLIEVAVAGICGSDVHGYSSGLYEPGIIMGHEFSGTIVDLGKNVTRFRKGDRVTSHPILPCGKCTFCQEGKINLCDDMGTIGITHPGAFAEYIKVPERNVYSIGAADFSKAAFCEPLSVVLHAYQKSGIRPNDKTLVLAGAPLETCSYVFSN
- a CDS encoding zinc-binding dehydrogenase, which translates into the protein MGNSAQRQNPGIGGGTIGNLLVRVLKLKGVKQVVLSEPHHYRREIASKYADAAFNPLQKDPMDFCEAHFGQLPDVVFECVGIPATIQEAVQDVIKGGKAVILGVSTEPVEMDFLDIMYNEKSIQSVYSCTNEFEEAVDLIRTGAIDPTDLVTSEIALSEISEKGFKKLMRENQDIKILVNP